The following is a genomic window from Miscanthus floridulus cultivar M001 chromosome 14, ASM1932011v1, whole genome shotgun sequence.
CCGGCGTTCGGGAGGTGGAACCAGCACAGCGACGACGAGGTGCCCATCACGCAGTACTTCGAGTCCGCGGTGCAGGCCGGCCTCCTCGTCAGGCCCGGTGGCCACTGCTACCacgacgccaccgccgccgccgagctggtGCTGTTCAGGTCCTCCGCATCGCCGCCTCCGCACAAGCCGGCCAAGAAGGTACTGCTGCTAGCCTAGCCTAGCCTCCCCGTGAGCTCATCTCTCTCACACAGTCCTCTACCCATCAGTGGCTGTGGCAGTGCATGCcagtcctctctccctctctgctgTGTGCTCCTCAGACATCCACACCACAGTGCCTCCGTCCTGCTTTGACCTTTGTTTTGTTGCTTTCTCTAACCGTCTAACGGACGGATGGATGGATGGTGATGTGTGTGACGCGCCACTTTTCCGTCAGGTGCGGAGCACGATGGAGGGTCACGGTCACCGCAATGAGGTTCAGGCAGCCGGGAGCAGGAGGCAGCAGCGGCAGGAGGCGTTGCCGCCGTTCGTGGCTGGCGACGGGTCTCGCGCGGCGAGGCCGAGGAGGCCGCGGGTCGTTAGGGCGGCCGTGGACGAGGACCTGTACAAGGTGCCTTCCGATATGCTGCGCAAGAAGAAAGGGGTACACTACCATCTCTCTCCACCTCTAGTAGTCTCCTCTCTTCAGCTGCTTCAACACTCTTCACTATAATTTTATAAGGTCAGCGACTCAGCGCTCCACTTTGGATTTAGCTAGCCGGCCTCTGCAGATTGCACGTACAAATAATGATCCAGAAATACTCCAAAATAGTAAATGTGCCACTTCAAAACATAATAGTATTGCACTTAGAATCTAGCTAGTGCATCCATCCATGCATCGTGCACACTTCAAAATATAATAGTGCTTTTTTTTTAATAACAGTTCATCATCAGTAGTAAAGGGAAACTAGGAACAAACTGTAGTAGTATAATCCTCCTGCTTTCTGGTTGCGTTGCGTCTGAAAACCCCGCCTGTAAACTGCTTACTAGATCAGATCCAAGCTACTATATATAAAATTAAAAGACAACGAAATATTTTGTCCTCTTATTCTCGAGTTGATATACCTTCTGTATTAGCTAATCCTCCAGTTTCCAGACCCAGCAAGCAAGTTGACTTTAAAGCTCGCTGTACTTTCTCTTGCTGGTTTCTTTTTCAGAGGAAGCATGTGAGGAGCATGTGGATGGGCTGCGTGGGCCTCAACTGCGTCGCCTGAGCCTGACCTAACACGACCGGAGCTTCCGCCGTACCAGCAGCCTTTCTTCCAGCTTTTTCGCGTCACAGGGAAACAAGAGACGACGATGACCCGGACCACATGCATCCATCCAAAAAGCCCACATCACCATTCCATCCACTGGATGATCGTCAGTCACCACGTCGGAAACAGGGATGCGAGTCCGTACACTAGCTACTGCACACTGCACCTTGCTGTGTTGTGCTCCATGCACCGTCACCCTTCCTGCTTTGCTGTGGCCGTGCTCTTGTTCGATCCGTCGGACACAGCAGGGGTGCAGGTCCGTATATTGCACCCTGTGGACAACGCAAGAGCTAGTACGTGATGCCTGCCGTCCATCCATCCGGATGTCGCATATGTACATTGGTGTCATGTATGTATGGTATGGGTAGTTGATGAGTTTACTGTGGGCGCGATTTGTCTGTGGTCATGTGGTCTAGTACATCTACATGCATGCACTTTTGAGTTTATTCGGCGACAAGCTTTAAACGCCCCTTTAAA
Proteins encoded in this region:
- the LOC136502634 gene encoding uncharacterized protein isoform X2, translated to MEGRGGRRRQIPAFGRWNQHSDDEVPITQYFESAVQAGLLVRPGGHCYHDATAAAELVLFRSSASPPPHKPAKKVRSTMEGHGHRNEVQAAGSRRQQRQEALPPFVAGDGSRAARPRRPRVVRAAVDEDLYKVPSDMLRKKKGRKHVRSMWMGCVGLNCVA
- the LOC136502634 gene encoding uncharacterized protein isoform X1, which encodes MEGRGGRRRQIPAFGRWNQHSDDEVPITQYFESAVQAGLLVRPGGHCYHDATAAAELVLFRSSASPPPHKPAKKVRSTMEGHGHRNEVQAAGSRRQQRQEALPPFVAGDGSRAARPRRPRVVRAAVDEDLYKVPSDMLRKKKGVHYHLSPPLVVSSLQLLQHSSL